The following is a genomic window from Clostridia bacterium.
GAGAAATCCAAGAGCGTCGAGATCACGAAGCTCGGAAAGCCTTCGATCACCGCGGGCGACTCCAAACTCTCTTGGGGTGCGGTCTCGAACGCGACCGCTTACGCCGTTAAAGTCGGAAGCGGATCTTACGTCAATCAATCGGGCAGGGAGTACGCCTATTCAACCAAATCCGGCGGCTACACCGTCTCTGTCAAAGCGGTCGGAAACGGGACGACGGTCGTCGACGGTGACGCGGTTTCCCATTTCTACACCGTAAAGACGGTAACGCTTTCGAATATTACCGTCGTCGGCGCGAAGGCTTCTTGGTCCTCCGTCGCGTTCAAAACTTCGTTAAAGGTCGGAAGCGGCAGTTATAAAGTGACGACCGACACTTCGTATACCGCGTCGGGCGAGGGAAGTTACGCCGTTTCCGTCAAGGCGGAAGGCGGCTACGATTCTTCCGCAAATATCTATTATTATGCGGCGTCTCCGATCGAAAAGACGGGGACGATCAGCATCGTAAAACTCGCCGCTCCGTCGCTGAGCATTACTTCGAGCGGGGTGACTTGGGCTGCCGTTTCGAACGCATCCGCGTATTACGTCAAAGTCGACGGCGGCAGTTATAAGTCCCAAACCGGGCGCACGGTTTCTTTCTCGACTTCCGCAGGCAGTCACAGCGTCAGCGTCTATGCGTCGCGCTCCGATAACTCGGCTTTCGTCGATTCGAACGTTTCTTCGACTTCGTATATGACAAAGACCTCCGCTTTGAATTTCCTTTCGAGTTCTTCGACGACGGCGGTTTGGACGCTTTCGGGCTTGAAGTCGCAATACTCGACCGATAACGGAAGCACCTATAAAGACACCTCTTTGACTTCCTACACCGCGACTTCTTCGGGGACGGTGAAATTCCGCGCGGTCGGCGGCTACGAGGCGTCCTCCAACACCTACTATAACGGGACTTCTTCCGCGCAAAGCAAGACCTTTACCGTTTCCGGATTGATGCTCGACACCTTCGATAAGAGCTCGATCTCCGGATGGTCGAAAGAAAAGTTCGGGACGAAGGATTGGGAAAATAGCCCCAATTCCGGTTTGACTTTGGTCGGCGACGCATTCGGGGCGGGGCAGGCGCTCGAAATGAAATCTTTCGCGAACGGCGTGGCGTATCGATTCGGCAAAGAATTCGGAACGCTGACGAAAGCGTATAAGGGCATCGCGTTCAACCTCAAACTGAACGATTATTATTCCACCGCGAAGACCAAGATCCGTTTCGTCGACTACGCGAACGGTATCTACGTTAACTACGACCTCGCGAAACTCAATATGAACAACAATTCTTGGTACAGAGTCGTCGTCTCCTTTGACGACGAGAACCTCGAAGTCAATATCGGCGGAACGAACTATTCGCCGAGCAAGGTCAAACAGTACATCGGCAGGACGGAATACAAGACGTGGGATAACGCGATCAAGGCGATGGACGTCATGTATTTCATCATCTCGGGATCGGTGTCGAATAATCCCGCCGTATATACCTATATCGATAATTTGCAGTTCCTCGATTCGGCTTCTTCTTCGAGCGCGACGAAACTTACGACTTCCGTTTTGAAGGTTAATTTCGACGACGGTTCCGTCGGCTCCGCTTATTCGAACAGCAAGTGGAAGCAGTACGCTTGGACGGGTAGCTCTTACGCATCCGTCTCGGGCAAAATGAATTCGCGTAAACCCGCTTCGTCGCCCCTCGTCGCTCTTGCTTGCGGCAACACGACGTATAAGTACGTTTATAACGAGGGCGGTTCCGCGCTCGGAACGGCGAACCATCTCTCGATCGACTTCGGTAACTGGTATGGCAACCTCGGTCCCATTCATTATCGCGTCGCGATCGTCAATTCTTCGAATAAGACGATCTATCTCGCCGGATCGGAAGTTACTTTCGCTTCGCTTGCTCTGACGGGCGGCAACACGATGAAGACGCTGAGTTTCAATTTCGCGAGCACTTCGATCAAGAGCGTTTTGATCTTCGCGCGCTATGACGGAGCGGATAACTATCTCTATATGGATAACGTCGTTCTCGCAAGCTGTAACGTTTCGTAAAATCCGCATAAAGCGGCTGAATAATAAAACAAAAAAAGAGGAAAAACAGATGGCAAAAATCATTGGTGAAGCACTTCCGAATATCCCTTGGCAAGACCCCGCGGACAATTCTCCCGTTTGGCGGTATTCCGGAAATCCGATCATCGGCAGAAATCCGATCGAGAACGTAACGCGAGTCTTTAACAGCGCGGTCGTCCCGTTCAAAGGCGGGTTTGTCGGCGTCTTCCGCGGCGAAACGAAGAACGGGATCCCGTATCTCTATTTCGGCAAAAGCGCGGACGGTATTCGTTTTACGTTCAATAAAGAACGCATCGTCTTTCATCAAAAGGACGGTGGGGCGTATAAGTTCGAATATGCCTACGATCCGCGCGTCGTAAAGGTCGAGGATACTTACTACGTCATTTGGTGCGACGGCAAGCACGGGCTTCCCGTCCTCGCGCTCGGAAAAACGAAAGATTTCGAAAGGTTCGAGATGGTTTCGCATCCGTTTTTGCCCTTTAACCGAAACGGCGTCCTTTTCCCGAAAAAGATCGACGGAAAATATTATCTTTTGTCTCGTCCTTCGGATAACGGACACACGCCGTTCGGCGATATCTATATCTCCGAAAGCCCCGACCTCGTCTATTGGGGCAATCACTCGCGCTTGATGGAGAAGGGCTACGAATGGTGGCAAGGATTGAAAATCGGGGCGGGTTGCGCGCCGATCGAGACGAGCGAAGGCTGGCTTTTATTCTATCACGGAGCCACGCAGACCTGTAACGGTTACGTCTATTCCCTCGGTGCCGTGATCCTCGATAAGGACGACGTCCGCAAGGTAAAACATCGTTGCGGAAACTTCCTTTTGACGCCCGAAGCGGACTACGAGACGGTCGGTTTCGTCCCGAACGTTTTGTTCCCTTGTTCCGCCCTCACGGACGCCGAAACGGGGCGCATCGCGATCTATTACGGCGGCGCGGATACGGTGGTCGGACTCGCGTTTACCACTATTGACAAAGTACTGGATTATATTGTAAAATTTGAAAGATGAACAGAAAACTGATTATTGACAGAAACAGCCCCTTAAACGACTTCGGCGGAAGGGTCAAAAAGTCCAGATATTTGATCTTGATGATCATACCTGCGATCATTTATTACCTCGTTTTTTGTTACGCGCCGATGTACGGAATTTTGATCGCTTTCAAGCAATATCTCCCCAAACAGGGCATTATCAACAGCCCTTGGGCGGATATGGGCGGTTTCGGGAATTTTTACACGATCTTCCAAGATCCCTATTTTTGGAAAGTCCTTCGCAATACCGTCATTATCGGGCTTTGTAAGATCATCATCAGCTTTATCGCCGCGCTTCTCGTCGCGATCCTCATCAACGAGATCCGTTTGCGCTTTTTCAAAAAGACCGTTCAAACCATCGTTACTTTCCCGCACTTCTTGTCTTGGGTCATCGTCGGCGGATTGGTCGCGAATATTTTCGGCACTTCCGGTATCATAAACGATATTATCGCTTCGACCGGGGCGGAACGCGTCCAATTTCTTGCGAACGGAAAAGTCTTTCTCTCTTTGATTTTCGGATCGGACGTCTGGAAAGAAGCGGGGTGGAGCAGTATCATTTATCTCGCCACGATGGCGGGCATTTCGCCCGAGCTTTACGAAGCGGCGGATATCGACGGCGCGACGAGGCTTCAAAAGATCTGGCATATCACGCTTCCCGCGATCAAACCGACAGCGATTCTTCTTTTGATCCTTTCGGTCGGCGGCATCCTTTCCGCGGGTTTCGATCAGATCTTTAATATGTATAACCCGCTCGTCTATGACGTAGCCGATATCATCGACACTTATATCTATCGTTCCACGTTCCGCGAGTGGCAGCCCGCCGAGATCGGCGCGGCGGTCGGTCTTTTCAAATCGGTCGTCTCCTTTATCCTCGTCCTGATCGTGGATAGGATCGCGAAACTCAGCGGCGAAAGAGGTATTATATGAGAAAATTCGAGAACATGCGCTATTTACCCCTTCGCCCGAAGGGAAGCACCTTTGATAAGCGGATCGGTCCGATGGATTGGATCATTTTCGCGATCCTGCTCCTCTATGCGCTTATCATCATTTATCCTTTTTATAACGCGCTTTTGATCTCGATCTCGCCGGAAAGCGTCTATTTGAACACGCCTTTTCTTTTGTATCCGAAAGAGATCTCTTGGGATAACTACGCGACGGTCTTTTCCAGCGCGTCCTTGTGGTCGGGCGTTCGCGTGACGCTCCTTTTGCTCTTCGTCGGAACGGCGTATCAATTATTCTTTACGGTCATCACGGGTTACGCTTTGTCCCGCAATAAGTGGGTCGGTAAAAACTTCGTTATGAATATGATCCTCGTAACGATGTTTTTCGGCGGTGGTTTGATCCCGTATTACTATTTGATCAAAAATCTCGGGCTTTACAATCAAATTTGGGTCATGATCATCCCGGGCGCCATCGACACCTACAATATGCTTTTGATGCGTAACTATTTCGCTTCGCTTCCTCCCGATCTCGAAGAATCCGCGAAGATCGACGGCGCGAACGATATTCAGATCTTCTTCAAGGTATATTTGCCGATGGCTCTTCCGATGCTCGCGACGGTCGGTTTGTTTTTCGCGGTCGGCAACTGGAACAGCTGGTATAACGCGATGCTCTTCATCGAAGAGCCTTCCTATAAGCCTTTGCAACTCGTCCTTCGCGAAATGATCACGACGAGTTCTTCTTCGATCGAGACCTTGGGGCAAAAGGTCGTCTATTCCGAAGGTTTGACGATGGCGAGCGTCTTTTTCTCCATCGTCCCGATGATGTGTTTCTATCCCTTCCTTCAAAAGTTCTTCGTTAAGGGCTTGGTGGTGGGTGCTATAAAAGGATAAAACGGAGGTAAGTATGAAAAAAGTTTTACTCGTAGTTTTGGTTTTGTCTCTCGTGGCTGGTTTGTTCGCGGGCTTTGCGGGTTGCGCAAAGAAGAACGACGAAGGCACGATCACGATCCGCAACCTGTACTTTAACGATTGGAACGGCGACGACGCGTATACCGCCGCGCTCGAAGAACAATTCGGGATCAAGATCAAGACTTCCACCTATTCTTGGGCGGACTGGGATCAACAGGTTTCCTCCGCGATCAACGGCGGCAACGTGACGGACGTTTTCCAAGCCGATATCGATAGCTATAACTTTGCGAACAGTTACGCATTCTGGGCGGACGATCGCGACATCAAGCCGCTTCCCTCCGACCTTTCTCCATGGCCCAACCTCAAAGCGATGATCGAGGGAATCTTGGACGTGGACGAACTCAAATACAAAGCGAAAGGGGATAAGGAAAAACGCTTGTGGGGTATTCCCGTCGCGAAAAACATTCAGGGCGGCGAGGCGGATTTCACTCCGTTTACTTACGTCTACCGCCGCGACTGGGCGAAACAGTACGGCGTCTATAAAGAGAACGATATTTACACTTGGGAAGAATTCAACACCCTTCTTCAAACTTTCTATAATCAAAAATGCAGAAGCGGCGACTTCTACGCGCTCGTGGACGTCGAATGGGGCTTCCCGTCGATCGTGAATTTCTATAAGACCGCTCCGCACTGCTTCGCGATCGGATCGAACGGAAAAATCGTTTCCAACTACGCTTCCGACGAGTATGTCGCGGGCTTGACCAAATCGAAAAATTTCGTCTCGTCCAAGATCTACGGGTACGAGCAGTATTCCTCCAACGAGGGCGACGCGAATAAGAAGTACTACGGCGGAAGAGTCGGCGTCTTCTACGAGAACCTTTCCCTTTCGAACTACACGACGCTTCGCAACAAGATCAAGGAAGCGAATAAGAACCTCTCCGCGGAAGCTTTGGACGATATGACCGCGATTATGAAGGTCAAAGGTCCGGACGGCAAGTACGCGCTCGAAGGGCAGCTCGACTGGTTCTCGATGACGTTCTTTTCTTCGAAGATTTCCGACGAAAAAATGAAAAAGATCCTCGACATTATGGATTATCTTTTGTCCGAAGAAGGGACGATGCTCGCGAAGTACGGATTCGAAGATTACGACTACACCGTCGAAAACGGGAAAGTGACCTTGACGAACGCGGGCTGGGAGAGGGACGACAGCGGTCGTTATATCGATAAATACAACGGCGCGAAATATCTCCGCTATATGTGCACGCTCGGCTACGATATGACCGCGACCGACCCGATGACCGATCAAAAGGCGTATACGATCCTGAACGCTTGGACGGCCTTTATGAAAGAGCAAAAAGCCGCGGGCAATCTCCGCGTTTTGAACGAAGATCCGCAGGTAAAGTGGATGAACGACAAGAGCGTCGTGAAGACCAAGGCGGAAAAATCCGGTAAACTCCTCGAAGACGCGAACGCCGCCGTTATGCAGTACTGCTACGGTAACCTCTCGCTCGATAAGTATAAATCCGCGGTCAACGATTCGACTTGGCAAAAAGTTTTGAAAGAAATCAACGACGCCCTCGGCAAATAAGGAACCTATGAAAAGAATTACGGCAATTTTAATTCTCATAACGCTCGTCCTGTGCGGCTCTTTCGCTTGCTCGAAGAAAACCGCGTCGGGGGAGAGTTATTTCTCCAAAGAAGACGTCGTTTCTTCGTCGTTCGACGGGCTCGGCGTCGAGTGGGGAACGTATGAAGATATCAACAAGACCGTCAAAGGGTCTTGGGATCGCGTCATCGCTTCGGTGGACAAGCTGAATCCTTCGCTCGTCCGTTGTATGACCAACCTCGATTGGTTCGTCGTCGATTTCGACGATAAGGATACGGAAGACCTTTCGGACGATACTTGGAATTACACCTTCAACAATAAATATATGAAGAACGCGTGCGACGTTCTCGATTATTGTCAGGCGCACGGCATTCGCGTGGCGTTCGGCGTCTGGAACGTGATCGGAAACGTCGATCCCGAAAAAGATCTCTACAAAATGATCCCGAACGCGACTTCCGATCTTCGCTGGGCGAAGATGATTGCGGATCTTATGGAGTATCTGATTAAGATCAAAGGATACGACTGCATCCGTTGGTTCGTAAATACGAACGAACCGAATAACGTCGGCGTGATCGGTTCTTCCAAAAACGCCTATAACACCTATGCAAAGTGGGAAGCGGGCGTCCGAAACGTCCGCAGAGCGCTCGACGCGGTCGATCTTTCTTCTCTCGATATCATCGGCGGCGACACGACGGGGATCGTCGGTTCCACGCAGTATTTGCCGAAGGTCGCGTCCAACCTCAAAAACATCGTCCGTAATTACGGACTGCATATGTACGTCAGTAATTACGATATCGATAACGCGCGCTATCAGAAGAATTTGAGCAATCTTTATAAGAAAGTTCAAAAGAACGATAAATTCCTCGGAAGAACCAAACAAATGATCATTTGGGAAGCGGGACTTTTGGACGGCAAGAACGTCGTTACCGACTGCAACGCGTATATCACGAGTTTCTCCTACGGTCTCCGTATGGCGGATTACACCGTTCAAAGCATTCTTTCGGGTATCAACGGACTCGTCTATTGGGATCTCGACGACGCGATGCATTTTATGTATAACGAAGGAGGCAACACTCCGAAAGAGTGGGGAATGTTCTCGACGCTCGCTTCCGCGACGTCCGCGAAGCAGGAATACCGCCCTTGGTTCCATTCGACCGTCCTTTTGACGAATCTTTTCCGCCCCGGTAACACGATTTACAGATCGTCCTCCGGCGCGGACGGCGTCCGCACGCTCGCGACCGTTTCCGCCGACCGCAAGAAAGGCGGTTTCGTCGCCGTGAACAGCACGCGTTTCCCCGTGACCGAAGAATTCGCGCTCGAAGAACCCGTTGAAGGAAGCGGAAAACTTTATATCTACGTTTACAGTCAAAACACGCTGAAACTCGGCGCGGACGGATTCGTCGTCCCGAATTACGTCATCGACGGATCGCTGAACGCGAAGACCAAGATCGAGATTCCCGCGTCCGCCGTGGTATTCGTTTCGAGCGAAAGAATTTAAGGAGGGGGCTATGAAAAAGAAAATTTTGATCGTCGTCCTCTGCTTGCTCGCCGCCGCTCTCGTTTTCGGAGCGTGCGCGAAAGAAAAGAAAGACTATGCTTCCAACGCGTTTAATCCGACCGAGGTAAAAGGGGAGATCGGAGATTTCTCCGCGGTTTCTCCCAAGGATAACGCCGTCACTTTGACCGTCCCCGTCTTCTCTTGGACGGCGGCGAACAAAGCGGAGACGTATACCCTTGAAATCGCTTCCACGGACGAATTCGACCCGGAAGATAAGACCTATTTCAAAAAGATCGGGATCACGACGACGAGTTTTACGATCGGCGCTGCGCTCAAAACCAAGAATAAAACCTATTATTGGCGCGTTACCGCCGTAAATTCCGATCATTCCAAACCGTTCTCGGACGAAGTGCAGAGCTTCTATTATCAAGCGAATATGCAGGAAGAAGTCCCGATCGAGATCGCGTATGCGGACGAATGGACGGTTCACGAAGTCGGATCGAAAGCCACCGTCGGGATCGATAAGAAGGATTTCTTCGGAAACGGAAAGGATTCTTTGACCGTTAAATTCGACGAGGAAGACACGAACCGAGGCGAAGGCTTCGAAGAATCGGACGGCTGGATCGTCGTTACTCACAGCCACGAGACGGAGTTTTACGGCGTGGACGCTTTCTATTTCAATTTCTACTATGCGGGCAACGATTCCGAGATCCTTTTCCGCGTCGTGGATGAAGATAACGAATACTGGAACGCGCCGATCAAACTTGCGAACAACGCGAAACAAACGATCATTATTCGCTTCGACGAGTTCACGCTCCGCACGAAGGGCGGCACGCCGATACAAAACCAAGTTTTCGACTATAACTATATTAAGTCGTTCGAACTCGTCTTCGAGAAATCGTTCGGCGACGGAATCGCTTATTTCTCCGACCTTCGCGCGATCAATTACGCGAAGTACGGAGATCTCTTTATTTCCGAGTTTGATTTCAACGATTATAAAGACGAGTTTACGTTCGAAAACTATAATTTCGGCGTCACCGTTCCCGAGGACGGTTCTTCTTTGACTTATTCGTTCAGCGGACAACCCAACGCGCAAAACGAGAGGGGCATCCAAGGATACGGTTTCGTTAAGATGAACGTCAATAAACTCCTCGCGAAGGGCGACGCTTTCGCTTTGGATCTTTCTTTGACCGATCCGCAAAACTATAAAAACGGTAAGATCCTGATCCGCATCGTCGAAGAAGACGGCGATCGTTGGGCGTATTCGCAGAGCGCTTCGACCGTCCCCGCATCCGGAAAACTCGTCGTGCCGTACACGGCGTTCACGCTCTCCGAATTCAAGGGTGACGGCTTCCGTCAATTCTACTATATCAAGGCGCTTCAAATCGGCTTGTCCGACGTCTATTCGGGCGGTACGGTGACGATCGCGAATCTGCGTGTCACGACGTTGGAAGAAGAGGTTGACGATCTGTATAAAGGCAGCGTTTCGGATACGGGCGTGATCGAAGATTTCTCTTCTTACGATAATTCGCTCGATCTTTACTACGTCTGGCAAACTTCCGCTTCCAATAAGGACGAGGAGATGCAGCTCGATTCCGAGAATGCGCTCGGATCGAAAAACAAAGCGGGTAAATTCGGGTATAAGACCGATATGGGCGAAGCGGTTTACGGCGTTCGATTCGAAACCGCGGAAGGCTATAACGGCGTCGAGATCCAAGCCAAGGACGCGCCGAACGAAGGAGTAAAAACCAAACTCACGGTGACCGTCTACGCCGAGACGGGCGAGGCGTACTCCTACGTTATCGACGCGCTTTCTTCCGCTTGGAACAGCTATAAGATCGCGTTCTCCGATATGGCGCTCGCGGAAGGGTATTTCGGCTCCGCGGAAGTCTTGTCGAGCGATAACATCATCGGATTCTCGATCTCGATGCAATACTACTTCTACGCGAACATCCTCGGCGTGCAAAAAGCCTCTCCGAAGTATCTTTCGAATAACTACGTCTTCGTCGATAATATTCGATTCATTAACGTGGAAAGTTCGTCCGTTACCGAGCTGTCGGATAAGATCATGCCGTCGGAAGGGAATCGCAAACTCGCCCTCGTCTCGAATTTCGACGACGAAGAGGCGGATTCGCTTTCTTGGGACACGACGTCTTCCGTGTCTTATGCCGCGGCGACTTTGACGGACTCGACCGCGTCGGGAGAGGGGCAGGCGCTCGCGCTTTCCTACAAGACGAAAATGGATGCGGTTTCCTATTACACGAACGTAAAGATCGATTCTTCGGTCGACGCGAACGGCGTTTCCTTCCTTTTGAAAGGAGACCAATATTCCGCGACCGTTTATTTGAATCTTTTTATGAGTTATAACGGAGCCTCTTATCAAACCCGCGTCGAACTCAAAAACGTTCAAGAGGGATGGGCGACTTATAAAATCGGATTCGACGCATTTACGGACGCGAACGGCGGTTCTTTCGAAATGAAAAAGACCTACGTTCCCTACATCAATAAGATTTCCGTCGCGGTCAAGAGCTTCGGCGGTAATTATAACGTTTCGAACGTCACGATCGACGATCTCTATCTTGACGGAACGATCGAAACGACGACGAACAGCGCGGTCGCATACGGCGCATAAATCTAACGAAGAAGGACAGAAAAATGAAACTCGAAAAGTATGCAAAAAACCCGATTTTGAAGCCGAAAGGCGAAGCGTGGGAATCGCTCTGCGTTTTGAATCCCGCAGTCGTTTACGACGAGAAAAGCAAGCGCTTTAAGATGCTTTATCGCGCCGCCGGAAACGACGCGACCCACCATATTTATCTCGGTCTCGCCGAGAGTAAAGACGGATTCCGTTTCAGAAGGGCGTCGATCTGCCCCGTGCTTTCGCCTACGCCCGGCGGTGCGGACGAAGGTTGCGTCGAAGATCCGCGTCTCGTTAAAATGGGAGATTATTATTATTTGACCTACGCTTCGCGCACGTTTGCGCCCGGGCAGTATTGGAAAAAGGATTGCGGTTATTTCGGCTTTAAGCCGGACGACGGACCGACGATGCTCGTAAATAATAACAGCGTTACCCATCTTGCGATCAGTCAGGATCTCCGAATTTGGAAAAAGCTCGGTCGAATGACGGATAGCCGGTTGGACGACCGCGACGTCTATATCTTCCCCGAGAAAGTCGACGGGAAATACGTCCGTCTTTCGCGCCCGATGGAATGGTGCGGCGAAGGCTTCGAGAACGAAAACCCCGCGATTTGGATCGCTTTCTCCGAAGACCTTTTGGAATGGGGCAAGCCCGAACTTTTGATGAAAGGCAAGGAGTGGTGGGAAGACCAAAAAGTCGGAGGCTCCACGCCGCCCGTAAAATGTAAGTACGGCTGGCTGCTTCTGTATCACGGCGTCGCGAAAAAAGACGGCGGTTATCGAGTCGGCGCGGTGATTCTGGATGAAAAAGATCCGAGAAAGATTCTCGCGCGCACCAAAGATTTCGTTATGGAACCGGAATTCCCGTTTGAGACGGACGGCTATTATAACGGTTGCGTTTTCCCGACGGGGATCGCGGTAAAAGACGGCGTTATGTACGTCTATTACGGCGCGGCGGATAAATACGTTTGCGTCGCGACCGCGCCTTTCGAGGAATTCTGCGAAAGCGTTTATAAAGAGGGGAAATTATGAAGAAAGCGTTTTTGGCATTGATTTTGGTTTGTTCCGTGCTCGCGGCGGTCTTTCTTCCCGCGTGTACTCCGAAAGGGAGTTATACCTACTCGCCGACGCCCGCGACCGCTCGTTTTATGACGAACACGGAAGGCTCGGTCGTGGAACTTTCTTCCGGAAGAGAGGCGATCGCGGAAAATACGCTTTTCTACAAGACGACCGTGAACGTCGGATCGACGATTACGCCGCCTTCCGAATCTCCCGAGAGAAAAGGCTATCGCTTCGTCGGCTGGTCGATCGATAAAGAAGGCACCGAACGCTTTGATTTTTCGACGCCTTTGACGGGTAGTTTGAATCTTTACGCGATGTGGGAAAGAAATCAGGAGGAAGAGGCGCAGGAAACCTACGTCGAACCCGTTTTGACCTTTAAAGAGAAGATCGACGAAAGCGTTCCTTTCGCTTTGAACGGCGTTTGCAATCAGCCCGTCGAAGAGGGTGTCGTTTCTTTGACGACGGCGGGGATCGCGCGTTTGACGGCTTCTTCGGATGACGTTCGCTCTCTTTTGAATTACACCAGAGCTTCGGCGACGACCTTGAAAAGCGCGGTTTATTCGGCGGGGCTCGTCACCGTTACTTATTCTGCGGGCGGCGCGGATCAAAAGATCGAAGTCAGCGTTAACGACGTTACTTCCGAACTCGTCGTTACGAGCGCCGAAGGCTCCTCGATCGACGTGGCGGGCTTCGAAAAGAAAGCTAAGAAGTACGAAGCGCTTTCTTTCGACTCCTATAAAGTCGTTATGGGTGGTTCGTCCTCTATGGAAAACTGGTCGGATTCCACCGTCAAAATGGCTCCCGTGACGACGAAAAACGTCGGTATCGGCGGGTCGTCTTCCTATCATTGGGCGAATTGCTACGCGGATCGCTTGATCATTCCGTATAACCCGCGCGCCGTCGTCCTGTACGTCGGGATCAACGATATTATCAATTTCCATAAGACGGGCGATCAAACGGCGCAAAGTTTGATCCGCTTGTTCGAGCATTTGCACGATCGTTTGCCCGAAGCGACCGTTCATTTCATTTTGATCAATAAAGTGCCGGGATATTATCCGCAGCATAAGACTGCGATCGACAAAGCGAACGATCTCGTGATCGAATATGCGAAGACGCACGAATACTTGAATATTATCGACGCGGGAACCGTCCTTGAAAAGGATTCCGGAAAGTA
Proteins encoded in this region:
- a CDS encoding glycoside hydrolase family 130 protein, with translation MAKIIGEALPNIPWQDPADNSPVWRYSGNPIIGRNPIENVTRVFNSAVVPFKGGFVGVFRGETKNGIPYLYFGKSADGIRFTFNKERIVFHQKDGGAYKFEYAYDPRVVKVEDTYYVIWCDGKHGLPVLALGKTKDFERFEMVSHPFLPFNRNGVLFPKKIDGKYYLLSRPSDNGHTPFGDIYISESPDLVYWGNHSRLMEKGYEWWQGLKIGAGCAPIETSEGWLLFYHGATQTCNGYVYSLGAVILDKDDVRKVKHRCGNFLLTPEADYETVGFVPNVLFPCSALTDAETGRIAIYYGGADTVVGLAFTTIDKVLDYIVKFER
- a CDS encoding ABC transporter permease subunit, giving the protein MNRKLIIDRNSPLNDFGGRVKKSRYLILMIIPAIIYYLVFCYAPMYGILIAFKQYLPKQGIINSPWADMGGFGNFYTIFQDPYFWKVLRNTVIIGLCKIIISFIAALLVAILINEIRLRFFKKTVQTIVTFPHFLSWVIVGGLVANIFGTSGIINDIIASTGAERVQFLANGKVFLSLIFGSDVWKEAGWSSIIYLATMAGISPELYEAADIDGATRLQKIWHITLPAIKPTAILLLILSVGGILSAGFDQIFNMYNPLVYDVADIIDTYIYRSTFREWQPAEIGAAVGLFKSVVSFILVLIVDRIAKLSGERGII
- a CDS encoding carbohydrate ABC transporter permease translates to MDWIIFAILLLYALIIIYPFYNALLISISPESVYLNTPFLLYPKEISWDNYATVFSSASLWSGVRVTLLLLFVGTAYQLFFTVITGYALSRNKWVGKNFVMNMILVTMFFGGGLIPYYYLIKNLGLYNQIWVMIIPGAIDTYNMLLMRNYFASLPPDLEESAKIDGANDIQIFFKVYLPMALPMLATVGLFFAVGNWNSWYNAMLFIEEPSYKPLQLVLREMITTSSSSIETLGQKVVYSEGLTMASVFFSIVPMMCFYPFLQKFFVKGLVVGAIKG
- a CDS encoding extracellular solute-binding protein, which produces MKKVLLVVLVLSLVAGLFAGFAGCAKKNDEGTITIRNLYFNDWNGDDAYTAALEEQFGIKIKTSTYSWADWDQQVSSAINGGNVTDVFQADIDSYNFANSYAFWADDRDIKPLPSDLSPWPNLKAMIEGILDVDELKYKAKGDKEKRLWGIPVAKNIQGGEADFTPFTYVYRRDWAKQYGVYKENDIYTWEEFNTLLQTFYNQKCRSGDFYALVDVEWGFPSIVNFYKTAPHCFAIGSNGKIVSNYASDEYVAGLTKSKNFVSSKIYGYEQYSSNEGDANKKYYGGRVGVFYENLSLSNYTTLRNKIKEANKNLSAEALDDMTAIMKVKGPDGKYALEGQLDWFSMTFFSSKISDEKMKKILDIMDYLLSEEGTMLAKYGFEDYDYTVENGKVTLTNAGWERDDSGRYIDKYNGAKYLRYMCTLGYDMTATDPMTDQKAYTILNAWTAFMKEQKAAGNLRVLNEDPQVKWMNDKSVVKTKAEKSGKLLEDANAAVMQYCYGNLSLDKYKSAVNDSTWQKVLKEINDALGK
- a CDS encoding glycosidase, which codes for MKLEKYAKNPILKPKGEAWESLCVLNPAVVYDEKSKRFKMLYRAAGNDATHHIYLGLAESKDGFRFRRASICPVLSPTPGGADEGCVEDPRLVKMGDYYYLTYASRTFAPGQYWKKDCGYFGFKPDDGPTMLVNNNSVTHLAISQDLRIWKKLGRMTDSRLDDRDVYIFPEKVDGKYVRLSRPMEWCGEGFENENPAIWIAFSEDLLEWGKPELLMKGKEWWEDQKVGGSTPPVKCKYGWLLLYHGVAKKDGGYRVGAVILDEKDPRKILARTKDFVMEPEFPFETDGYYNGCVFPTGIAVKDGVMYVYYGAADKYVCVATAPFEEFCESVYKEGKL
- a CDS encoding InlB B-repeat-containing protein, coding for MKKAFLALILVCSVLAAVFLPACTPKGSYTYSPTPATARFMTNTEGSVVELSSGREAIAENTLFYKTTVNVGSTITPPSESPERKGYRFVGWSIDKEGTERFDFSTPLTGSLNLYAMWERNQEEEAQETYVEPVLTFKEKIDESVPFALNGVCNQPVEEGVVSLTTAGIARLTASSDDVRSLLNYTRASATTLKSAVYSAGLVTVTYSAGGADQKIEVSVNDVTSELVVTSAEGSSIDVAGFEKKAKKYEALSFDSYKVVMGGSSSMENWSDSTVKMAPVTTKNVGIGGSSSYHWANCYADRLIIPYNPRAVVLYVGINDIINFHKTGDQTAQSLIRLFEHLHDRLPEATVHFILINKVPGYYPQHKTAIDKANDLVIEYAKTHEYLNIIDAGTVLEKDSGKYSEAYFLNDGLHMSQAGYVLWGAEVRKAVIADDEERYGNKA